tgtgtgttctcacccgTGTTCTCTCCTGTGTTCTCTGCAGGTCCACCTGGGTTCCGGTGACCCCTACACCCCTGGGTTCCCCTCCTTTAACCACACTCAGTTCCCCCCTACGCGCTCCTCCGGCCTGCCCTCCATACCTGCCCAGACCATCACTGCCCAGACAGCAGCCAAGATCCTGAAGtaaggactcacacacacacacaacatgcactatgtaaaatcacacgcacacacccaaagACACACAGATATGAAAACCAATATCCTAACGCACACACAATGCTTTATGCTTGAGTGCTAACAGGCTCTTTCTCTGTTccgttctccctctgtctctctgtttctttctcctgtctctaggaggatgggaggggcaCAGGCTCCCAGCAACTTTATGGGCAGCCTCCAAAGCGTGACCTACAGACTGGGCGGGGCCAGCGACGGCGAAAACGCCACGGTGGAGGTGAACAACGTGCTGGTCACCAAAGAGCTGCACAACGTGTTCGGGATCATCAAGGGTTTCActgacccaggtgtgtgtgtgtgtgtgtgtgtgagcactggCCTTCACCGCAGATACATGGGGATCTGTACGACATGGGGATCTGTACGACATCctgttttcatgtgtgtgtgtttgtgtttcagatcAGTATGTGGTGTTGGGGGCACAGAGGGATTCCTGGGGTCCTGGTTATGCAAAGGCCACCGTGGGAACCACTCTGCTGATGGAGCTGGCCAGGGctgtgtttgagatggtggaACACGGtaacaccctctgtctctctctctctctcacacacacacacccacacactgtctGCTCCCAAGCATATCGACACAGTTCACATACACCCAGAGCCGCTGATGTCTGCGTGTCCCTGCAGGAGGCTTCAGGCCCCGGAGGAGCCTGCTGTTTGCCAGCTGGAGCGGAGGAGACTACGGCAGTGTTGGCGCCACCGAGTGGTTGGAGGTAGGAACTACATCCTGCAGCctcattttggggggggggtgggctcaATTTTCGCGGCCAGTCTTTCAGGGGATGCGAGGGTGTGATTGTTTTCTCTGTTCGTATCCCAGGGCTACTTGTCTTCTCTCAACAAAAAGGCTTTCACCTACGTCAGCTTGGATGGAGCTGTCACCGGTGGGTGTAACGCAAAGACGCATGCACACGTTCAAATACAGTTCTGAAGCTTTGAGTTgacgtttgtctgtgtgtgatccACAGGCACTGGGGCCTTCAGGGCTTCTGCCAGCCCCCTGCTCCACACTCTGCTGGAGAGCACCATGAAGAAGGTACACCGCTGTTCTGGATGGGGGGGGTTAGGAGGAAGATCAtgttggatggtgtgtgtgtgattttattaattttttgggTTTGCCATTGTCTGTCTAGGTAAGGAATCCCATTGGTTCAGGGCAGAGTCTGTATGAAGAGGTGGCTGGGAACAGCTTACAGACCAACGTGTGAGTACTCGTGTGGgctcttaccccccccccccattcgtGATCCACACCCAGTCGTAAAAACAAACCGGAGCATGTTGTGGCTGTGTAGGctgactgttgtgtgtgtgtccccagccTGACGCCAATGCAGCTGGGAGATTGTGCCTATCCTTTCTTGGCCTTCTCTGGAatcccctccctgtccttcaGCTTCTTCTCAGAGGGGgtaagttcacacacacacacaacccactcTTAAAACACCATAGTGATGTGAGTACACAAGCAATACTGTCTGTGATCTCTGAATTCTAACCTTGAAACCtttctcgtgtgtgtgtacaaggcTAAAGATTACCCCTACTCCAACACATTCCTGGACAACAAAGAGAACCTGAATCGTGCTACCAACCATCGCCTCAGCACCATGGCAGTAGGGGCGGGGCAACTCGCAGGCCATCTGGCTCTCCGATTGGTGCACGACCACATCCTGCGACTAGACGTGGCCAGCTACAAGACCACCTTGAGACAATCGGTGCAGTCTCTCCGGCGGCAGCTGTTGAACGCCAAACAGGTGACGTCCGCATCCGGGGAcagccaggggaagggggggcattCTGGGAAGCGGTTGAGGTCGGAAAGGTCTCGAACCGTGTTGAGGTTGGGAGGTTGTGTAACGGTTCTGATTGGTTTCCCCCCCAGAGCCTGTCTGATGATTGGCTGGCGATGGCGTACGGCTCCTACTCCAGAGCCGTGAGCAGGCTGGAGGCAGACGTCCTCAACACCGACTTCGACAACGCGGAAGCCTGCCGCCTCCTCAACGACAGGATCTTGACTGTAAGAACAGTGACAGGATTGGACCATAGTATCTCTCCCATATGCCTTCTTTTCGTATGCCCCCACTCATACACTGTCTCATATCCTCTCTCCGACCTCCACAGGTGGAGCAAGGCCTGCTCTCTCCGTACGTGTCGCCCGTCCAGGTTCCGTTCCGCCACGTGGTGTTTGGCCGCGGGCCGCACACCCTGGGCTCCCTGGGGGGGCTCAGCGACCCGGACGAGCTCCACACCCAGCTGGCCCTGGCCACCTGGACGCTGCAGGGCTGTGCCGACGGCCTGGTCGGAGACGTCTGGGAGCTGGACAACGAgatctgagcgtgtgtgtgtgtggatgtctctGAGAGAAGCGTGGGTGTAAGAACACCGTGTGTGTAagagaacctgtgtgtgtgtgtgagaaatgtTCTGTCTAAGATAACCATGTTTGTCGTCTGAGGAGAAGCCTCAATCGAGCACAAGCTATCAGAAGCCTCCCCCCACCGAGAGGTGAGGAGCAGAAAAGAGAGAGTTGTGGCTTCAGCGggctctgccccccctctctggcTCCCTGTAAGACCTGGCAGGAGATGAGGTACCTGTAGTGTAAGCCACTGCTACCTCATCTCCTTCGAGCTCTTTGCCCCAATCCCCAACCAACCAAAAGCCTTGGCCGTTACCATAGAGATGACCTCGAAGCCATCTTGCACTGacaactttttttatttatgttttgtatttatttatcagtGGCAGTGTTCACTATAAAtgtgatgtttgttttttgactCAAGTTATCGGGAGCAGTGTCTTCCATAATTATGACAGTTATACTGTTTGATCCAACAGCAGCATCTGCTACAGAAATACTCTCCTTCTATGCTACTACTATCAGAGGCTGCTATGGATATGGGATTGAGAAATGTATTGGTCAACTGGAGCATgctgtaaaatgcatgctcaTAAATTATCAACCTTAAAGTTACATTAAAGACTTAAGAATTTACAGAAAATAATCTCATGATTAATTCATGGTAGTAGGTTGATAAACAACAGGATTTTGGACAAGCTAACAGCACATGCTGCAAAAACGACAAACTCTTCAAACCCTGCAAATAATTCAATTTTTTTAGGTTCAATTGAATTCTGAGAGCCATTTCTGTTGCACTTTTGGAGCAGTTTATATTTCTGATCTTAAGAATTATCGGGAGCAGTGTCTTCCATAATTAAAATCATTATCGGGAGCAGTGTCTTCCATAATCAAAATCATTATCGGGAGCAGTGTCTTCCATAATTAAAATCATTATCGGGAGCAGTGTCTTCCATAATGTCAAGCGTTGAAGGTAGTTTTTGcctaccagtgtgtgtgtgtgtgtatcgggaGCAGTGCCTCTCATATTTCACTGAAGGGTGGAGTAATTATCGGGAACAGTGTTTCCCAGAGTTATTTTGCGTGTAAGTGTACAATCTTTTTCTGCTGTCTGTTGAAATCTGTTAACTAGAAATCTAGTATTCATGTTCACAAATTAATGTTTTTGGGTTACTATTTTGTCACATTCTGCTTTCTCTCATGATCGCTTTCATTTCTTATGTACAACCTCGAAGTCAGGAATCTTAGGTTTATTCATAACACACCTTGTGTTTGTAACTTGTACTCTATAGACAGAGAAACGACTCTTTGTTAAACCaactgtaggctactgtgttaACTGCTGAACATTCCCCAGAGCTACTTTTGCTATAGGCCTACACGGGTATCGTTTTACTGCATGTTATTGTGTTCACCCTTGGTACAGTAATGACACATCTGTAGGCTAGTGAAGCACTCCTTAGTTCGTTTTTATCCCCCAAATACTCTGGTTGCTGTTGCTACAATTGCTGCATGATTCAATACTtcaactgatgtatgatttcataATCAATTTAGTTGATTAGTTTGTTGGTCGATTCAATGTGTTAAATATCACGCATTTAGCTGTCACGTATTTAGTAGGCTAATGTTTGCTTAAAATTATCCATGTCTTTCATTGAATAAACTCACTTTTGGCTTAGCGCACTGGGTTGTATGTGTGATTACTGCACTTGGTAGTTGGAGGGCGCAATTTTGCAGTCAGGACGCCGAATTAGTAACTGGTATGGAAATTGCACATCGTACATTAATTGGAGTCCACTGAAATAGAGAATCATTCATCAGAGCAAGGAGAGTAATTTCAATTTTGTAGCACATTGCGAATGTTGAGGTCTATTATATAGTAGTTGTGGTTTGTTCATTGATGTTATATTTTGACCAACACCGTACTTGATAGTACTTTCTATTGATAGACATGAATGCTACTTTGGCAATCTTGATTCggtttaaaatgtttaattgtaaATAAAGAAGTAGTGGTATACTATGGATAAAAAACCTTATGGATGCAGATGCTCATTTGCGTGCACTTTAAGAAAAGACTACGCACAGAGTAGTGACGCCACAAACCCAGCACGCTCAGGGAATCGCCCCGGAATTACCCCGGACAAGGAGAATAACAGACCGAACTGAATTAATTCACATGTTCCTGAGAATTCATATTAGCGGCAAGAAAACTAAAGATTTGGACTAGGAATAAAAAGATGAGCAGCGGTCTCTATGAGAGTCCAAGCCTTTGACCGGATTGCTGCGCTGTTCTCCCGTCAGTCGTGATTCACGGGAACCTTATTACTGTGCGACTAACGATGTTAACGGTGGTCTAATTTAGAGATGGTATATGCGACAAATGAGGTA
This genomic stretch from Hypomesus transpacificus isolate Combined female chromosome 8, fHypTra1, whole genome shotgun sequence harbors:
- the LOC124469882 gene encoding transferrin receptor protein 1-like produces the protein MTARINQARSALTKMFNSERYSRFTLQSEEEGGPHVEVKLSSDGIENDHVPDSMDESHGSPSYRAPPRDKYRNVCYLALGTLLIFVIGYLIGYMSHRSPQKPLVSCDPKLGVDTEETEGGKEEVVEKSLDWNDITNLLGQNLNPEAFDKRLREFARDDHEAGSDGDRVLGNQVFEGFKSLQMNPWTDIHYVQLQTQNSTLPNRVLIGSEEVGQPTGYLAYSARGTVKGQVVYANYGRREDLQELQKQNVELKNKVVLLRAGRLSFAEQVASVAELGASAVLIYPDPQDYNYQDTTELYGHVHLGSGDPYTPGFPSFNHTQFPPTRSSGLPSIPAQTITAQTAAKILKRMGGAQAPSNFMGSLQSVTYRLGGASDGENATVEVNNVLVTKELHNVFGIIKGFTDPDQYVVLGAQRDSWGPGYAKATVGTTLLMELARAVFEMVEHGGFRPRRSLLFASWSGGDYGSVGATEWLEGYLSSLNKKAFTYVSLDGAVTGTGAFRASASPLLHTLLESTMKKVRNPIGSGQSLYEEVAGNSLQTNVLTPMQLGDCAYPFLAFSGIPSLSFSFFSEGAKDYPYSNTFLDNKENLNRATNHRLSTMAVGAGQLAGHLALRLVHDHILRLDVASYKTTLRQSVQSLRRQLLNAKQSLSDDWLAMAYGSYSRAVSRLEADVLNTDFDNAEACRLLNDRILTVEQGLLSPYVSPVQVPFRHVVFGRGPHTLGSLGGLSDPDELHTQLALATWTLQGCADGLVGDVWELDNEI